In Moorella sp. Hama-1, a single genomic region encodes these proteins:
- a CDS encoding P-loop NTPase yields the protein MKLAISGKGGVGKTTIAAGLIKHFARQGYQVYAVDADPDTSLGMVLGLPEEKVGNLKPIVDMRQLIAERTGGSGAFFSLNPEVDSLLQDYTIRSGNILFLKMGAIKPGGSTCYCRENTVLNAMVNSLILKRREMVVLDMGAGIEHLTRGTARGVDLMLIVTEPTLVSVQTARVVQKLAAELGIEQIKFVGNKLRQPKDEEFILSHLPPGDIIGLIPFQTEILDQAAGFTGEQAFTVPGIAELATKLLS from the coding sequence TTTGCCCGGCAGGGTTACCAGGTATATGCCGTCGATGCCGATCCCGATACTAGCCTGGGAATGGTCCTGGGGCTCCCCGAGGAAAAGGTGGGTAACCTGAAACCCATTGTCGATATGCGCCAGTTGATTGCTGAACGCACCGGCGGCAGTGGTGCCTTCTTTTCTTTAAACCCGGAAGTAGATAGCCTGCTGCAGGATTATACCATTAGAAGCGGGAACATCCTTTTTTTAAAAATGGGGGCCATCAAACCCGGGGGGTCTACGTGTTATTGCCGGGAAAATACCGTCTTGAATGCCATGGTCAATTCCCTCATCCTGAAACGCAGGGAAATGGTGGTCCTGGATATGGGTGCCGGCATTGAGCACCTGACCCGGGGTACGGCCCGTGGGGTAGATCTGATGCTGATTGTTACCGAGCCCACCCTGGTGAGTGTCCAGACTGCCCGGGTCGTCCAAAAACTGGCCGCAGAACTTGGTATTGAGCAAATAAAATTTGTGGGCAATAAATTGCGTCAACCCAAGGATGAGGAATTTATCCTCAGCCACCTGCCGCCAGGTGATATCATTGGCCTGATTCCCTTCCAAACAGAAATTTTAGACCAGGCCGCCGGTTTTACCGGTGAGCAGGCTTTTACCGTCCCAGGTATTGCCGAGCTGGCTACTAAGTTGTTAAGCTAA